In Maribacter algicola, the sequence TCTTCAAGGATACATCCTTATAAATTTGGGATAACCAATACCTGATCTGGATGTATTAGGTCCGGATTTTTCAAAATACCGGTATTGGCTTCGAAAATTTGCTTGTATTTCATGGGGTCCCCGTAGTAATGTTTAGCGATTTTACTAAGAGATTCTCCGCTTTTTACAGTATGCCTATGATAAACTGAATCGTCCTCAACGGTAATGTTCGCTTTTATATCGGAAGGACTTTCTCCACCTATTTCCTTGATTTTGTCCCAAATAATGTTTTTCTCATATTGGGTATTTGCCATTCCTTTTACCTTTAGGATATCACCTTCAACGGTTACATTT encodes:
- a CDS encoding LysM peptidoglycan-binding domain-containing protein; translated protein: MSVKAKYQPVLDLGEQLGIKDGNVTVEGDILKVKGMANTQYEKNIIWDKIKEIGGESPSDIKANITVEDDSVYHRHTVKSGESLSKIAKHYYGDPMKYKQIFEANTGILKNPDLIHPDQVLVIPNL